The Cloeon dipterum chromosome X, ieCloDipt1.1, whole genome shotgun sequence genome includes a window with the following:
- the emc gene encoding DNA-binding protein inhibitor ID-2, producing MTKQRQSSASPRVVNRVDREFKGQSKVEMYLDKLTDLVPYVPRNRKLSKLEVIQYVIEYICDLQDVLDIQHPVPSLVATENSTATASASSQPAVAAASRQPLGVIPPNTYADSLSLVNQPQLESEKSSSADNEMSTC from the exons ATGACAAAACAACGACAGAGCTCCGCGTCGCCTCGAGTGGTTAACCGGGTAGACCGAGAATTCAAGGGCCAGAGCAAGGTCGAGATGTACCTGGATAAGCTGACCGACTTGGTGCCGTACGTGCCGCGCAACCGCAAATTGAGCAAACTGGAGGTGATCCAGTATGTCATCGAATACATTTGCGACCTGCAGGACGTGCTAGACATACAGCACCCTGTTCCATCTTTGGTGGCCACCGAGAACTCGACAGCGACCGCCTCCGCCAGCTCGCAgcccgccgtcgccgccgcctccagaCAACCACTCGGGGTCATTCCGCCCAACACATACGCTGACTCGTTGTCCTTAGTG AACCAACCACAGTTGGAAAGCGAAAAGTCGTCATCAGCAGACAACGAAATGTCCACCTGCTAA
- the BCAS2 gene encoding pre-mRNA-splicing factor SPF27, with amino-acid sequence MANEVVVDALPYIDQGYDEPGIREAALAMVEEENKRYRPTKNYLEHLPQLNLSAFETDTMKKEFERLAQKQPMDLLSMKRYELPTPPSGKMTDISAWSECVDNSMAQLQHQATRICNLELMLEHSCESWKSYLEVLIQLVLSAQKQLQSLRKSIQEVNWQRKNEQLQAGDNLKALETKWVGLVSKNYEIEQACALLENTLRSEAAVSAESGE; translated from the exons ATGGCAAACGAAGTTGTGGTCGACGCTCTGCCCTACATCGATCAGGGTTACGACGAGCCAGGAATCAGGGAGGCTGCCCTTGCGATGGTGGAGGAAGAGAACAAAAGGTACAGACCCACGAAGAACTACCTCGAGCACCTTCCGCAGCTGAACTTGAGCGCCTTCGAAACCGACACCATGAAAAAG GAATTCGAGAGATTGGCCCAAAAGCAGCCGATGGACCTGTTGAGCATGAAGAGGTACGAGCTTCCCACGCCTCCGTCTGGCAAAATGACGGACATCTCGGCGTGGAGCGAGTGCGTGGACAACTCGATGGCGCAGCTGCAGCACCAGGCGACTCGAATTTGCAACCTCGAGCTGATGCTGGAGCACAGTTGCGAGTCGTGGAAGAGCTACCTGGAAGTTCTGATCCAATTAGTGTTGAGCGCACAGAAACAGCTGCAGTCGCTGCGTAAGTCCATCCAGGAGGTTAACTGGCAGCGGAAGAACGAGCAGCTGCAGGCCGGCGACAACCTCAAGGCCCTCGAGACTAAGTGGGTCGGACTTGTGTCTAAAAACTACGAAATCGAGCAAGCGTGTGCGTTGTTAGAGAACACTCTGCGCTCTGAAGCAGCCGTTTCCGCTGAGAGTggagagtaa
- the Snrk gene encoding SNF-related serine/threonine-protein kinase — protein MLQVGEGNVSPLISKVESKSPERKGLTAPPLLRRELGPKEPGPLLSRSSSLVPRGSECKIAGLYDLEETLGRGHFAVVKLARHVFTGEKVAVKVIDKTKLDEVSKAHLFQEVRCMKLVQHPNVVRLYEVIDTQTKLYLILELADGGDLYDYIMRHDDGLGEEKARNYFRQIVHAISYCHKLHVVHRDLKPENVVFFEQLGMVKLTDFGFSNKFNPGQKLETSCGSLAYSAPEILLGDSYDAPAVDVWSLGVILYMLVCGHAPFQEANDSETLTMIMDCKYKMPSYVSQGCCKLIARMLVREPEKRASLEDLAKDPWLQVSSEVQPSEYLPLISREHVSEEDHNLIIQKMVSGKIATKEEVLEALEKNEYNHITATYFLLAERKLRSQRQEQAQLVQLGGLTLAASPIPSMPNSTNLPQINSAKRGSPRPTLHQISQGSPGDLILPQPTSVKSGASGSKMQQQSSHDNSLLQVPNENVIQAPTQPRGRKCSIVTEEEDDDDDTDLGAGSDSSRSGSGHSLLNRRGSRSEGKLSHMVQELSTLERAEVSKGAPRFRYPCKSNVAAASSGAGVKLKTLPPPTLTFSDISEESVDEAKVSSAPRMVLTRPAKPHKTRTASCSSSDASDDDSENRKKRKFKSHLPPSSRRRDSNDDSSDSGGQGHSGGGSGGVPPAGEAGRPTESSKNGSGSGSSSSGRKHGGGGYRRRCGTAGETRLRESQSLNRITEVQESSENLLAAANNNNATTAAAAAVSPRTRSRSGLGARFMLLVGGRKAAAAAAAAAAGEDAKENKQAGSSGTKITKYFHLHRKLCLPLFKPAAANNNINSTGSVENVNSVVWIPDKT, from the exons ATGCTTCAAGTAGGGGAGGGCAACGTCTCTCCGCTGATCTCAAAGGTCGAGTCCAAGTCGCCGGAGCGGAAGGGACTGAcggcgccgccgctgctgcgccGCGAACTGGGACCAAAGGAGCCGGGCCCGCTGCTGAGCCGCTCGTCAAGCCTCGTGCCGCGCGGCTCCGAATGCAAAATCGCCGGCTTGTACGACCTGGAGGAGACGCTCGGCAGGGGCCACTTCGCCGTGGTCAAGCTCGCTAGACACGTCTTCACCGGCGAGAAGGTTGCGGTCAAGGTCATCGACAAGACCAAACTCGACGAGGTCTCCAAGGCGCACCTTTTTCAG GAGGTGCGATGCATGAAGCTGGTGCAACATCCCAACGTGGTTCGTCTGTACGAGGTTATAGACACGCAGACCAAACTGTACCTGATCCTCGAGTTGGCTGACGGCGGCGACCTCTACGACTACATAATGCGCCACGACGATGGTCTGGGCGAGGAAAAGGCTCGAAACTACTTCCGACAA ATTGTGCACGCCATCTCATACTGCCACAAACTGCACGTGGTGCACCGAGATCTGAAGCCGGAGAACGTGGTTTTCTTTGAGCAGCTCGGCATGGTCAAGCTGACCGACTTTGGCTTCAGCAACAAGTTCAATCCCGGACAGAAACTGGAAACTTCCTGTGGCTCTCTAGCCTACTCGGCGCCTGAAATTCTCCTTGGTGACTCATATGATGCTCCTGCAGTAG ATGTGTGGTCGTTAGGTGTTATCCTTTACATGTTAGTTTGTGGCCACGCGCCTTTTCAAGAGGCAAACGATAGTGAGACCCTCACCATGATTATGGACTGCAAGTATAAAATGCCATCCTACGTTTCTCAAGGTTGTTGCAA ATTGATTGCGAGAATGCTGGTTCGCGAGCCAGAAAAACGAGCCAGCCTGGAGGACCTTGCCAAGGACCCCTGGCTGCAGGTGAGCAGCGAGGTGCAGCCCTCCGAGTACTTGCCACTCATTTCTAGGGAGCACGTCTCCGAAGAGGACCACAATTTGATCATTCAAAAGATGGTGTCCGGCAAAATCGCCACAAAGGAAGAAGTTTTAGA AGCTTTGGAAAAGAACGAGTACAATCACATAACAGCCACGTATTTCTTGCTGGCTGAACGAAAACTTCGATCTCAGCGCCAGGAGCAAGCCCAGCTAGTGCAGCTTGGGGGCCTGACTCTGGCCGCCAGCCCCATCCCCTCAATGCCAAACTCCACGAATTTGCCGCAAATTAATAGTGCCAAACGTGGCTCGCCTCGACCTACCCTCCATCAAATCAGTCAAGG ATCTCCTGGCGATTTGATTTTGCCGCAGCCGACCTCCGTGAAGTCTGGCGCCTCTGGCTCAAAGATGCAGCAGCAATCTAGTCATGATAATTCTTTGCTTCAAGTTCCCAATGAGAATGTCATTCAG GCTCCAACTCAGCCAAGGGGTCGAAAGTGCAGCATCGTGACAGAGGAGGAGGACGATGACGACGACACGGACCTGGGCGCAGGGAGCGACTCGTCGCGCAGCGGCTCAGGCCACTCTCTGCTGAACCGCAGAGGCAGCCGCTCGGAAGGCAAGCTTAGCCACATGGTGCAGGAGCTAAGCACCTTGGAGCGTGCCGAGGTGAGCAAAGGTGCGCCGCGTTTCCGCTACCCGTGTAAGTCGAACGTTGCGGCGGCGTCTAGTGGTGCGGGTGTCAAATTGAaaacgctgccgccgccgacgctgACGTTCAGTGACATCAGCGAGGAATCAGTGGATGAAGCGAAAGTGAGTTCGGCACCGCGGATGGTGCTGACGCGGCCTGCCAAGCCGCACAAGACGCGAACGGCCAGCTGCTCGTCGTCAGACGCGTCTGACGACGACTCTGAGAACCGGAAGAAGCGAAAATTCAAGTCGCACCTGCCACCAAGCAGTCGGCGGCGCGACTCAAACGATGACTCAAGCGACTCTGGGGGCCAGGGCCACTCTGGAGGTGGCTCAGGTGGCGTGCCGCCTGCCGGAGAGGCCGGTCGGCCGACTGAGAGCAGCAAAAACGGCAGCGGAAGTGGCTCGAGCTCAAGCGGCCGTAAGCATGGTGGTGGTGGCTACCGACGGCGGTGCGGCACGGCCGGTGAAACGCGGCTGCGCGAGAGCCAATCACTGAACCGGATCACGGAAGTGCAGGAGAGCTCCGAGAACCTGCTGGCTGCCGCGAATAACAACAAcgcgacgacggcggcggcggcggccgtgtCGCCGCGGACGCGCAGTCGCAGCGGCTTAGGCGCCCGCTTCATGCTGCTGGTGGGCGGCAggaaggcggcggcggcggcggccgccgccgccgccggtgaGGACGCCAAGGAGAACAAGCAGGCTGGCTCCTCGGGCACCAAAATCACCAAATACTTCCACCTGCACCGCAAACTATGTCTGCCGCTGTTCAAGCCGGCCGCCGCCAACAACAACATCAACTCGACCGGCAGCGTCGAGAATGTAAATAGCGTTGTGTGGATTCCGGACAAAACGTAG